A portion of the Maylandia zebra isolate NMK-2024a linkage group LG9, Mzebra_GT3a, whole genome shotgun sequence genome contains these proteins:
- the myl12.1 gene encoding myosin, light chain 12, 1: protein MSSKRAKGKTTKKRPQRATSNVFAMFDQSQIQEFKEAFNMIDQNRDGFVDKEDLHDMLASLGKNPNEDYLEAMMNEAPGPINFTMFLTMFGEKLNGTDPEDVIRNAFACFDEEGTGFIQEDYLRELLTTMGDRFTDEEVDELFREAPIDKKNNFNYVEFTRILKHGAKDKDD, encoded by the exons ATGTCTAGCAAAAGGGCTAAGGGAAAGACCACGAAGAAGCGCCCTCAGCGCGCCACTTCCAATGTCTTCGCCATGTTTGACCAGTCCCAGATTCAGGAGTTTAAGGAGGCTTTCAACATGATCGACCAGAACCGAGATGGGTTTGTCGACAAAGAGGACCTCCACGACATGCTTGCCTCGCTGG GCAAAAATCCCAATGAGGACTACCTGGAGGCCATGATGAATGAAGCTCCTGGGCCCATCAACTTCACCATGTTCCTCACAATGTTTGGAGAGAAGCTCAATGGCACAGACCCCGAGGATGTGATCAGGAATGCATTTGCTTGCTTTGATGAGGAGGGGACAG GTTTCATCCAGGAAGATTACCTCAGAGAGCTGCTCACAACAATGGGTGACCGGTTTACAGATGAGGAGGTGGATGAGCTCTTCAGGGAGGCCCCCATTGACAAGAAGAATAATTTCAACTATGTGGAGTTCACACGCATCCTAAAGCACGGAGCCAAGGATAAGGACGATTAA